In one Suricata suricatta isolate VVHF042 chromosome 9, meerkat_22Aug2017_6uvM2_HiC, whole genome shotgun sequence genomic region, the following are encoded:
- the LCTL gene encoding lactase-like protein, translating into MKPVQAVTLWWVLLLVSRLGATRKGSPEEASFYYGTFPLGFSWGTGSSAFQTEGAWDQDGKGPSIWDAFTHSGKGKVLGDETADVACDGYYKVQEDIVLLKELHVNHYRFSLSWPRLLPTGIRADKVNKRGIKFYSDFIDALLKSNITPIVTLHHWDLPQLLQVKYGGWQNVSMASYFSDYADLCFEAFGDRVKHWITFSDPRTMAEKGYETGHHAPGLQLHGTGLYRAAHHIIKAHARAWHSYNSTWRSEQRGLVGISLNCDWGEPMDISSPKDVEAAERYLQFCLGWFANPIYAGDYPQVMKDRIGKKSAEQGLEMSRLPMFSLQEKSYIKGTSDFLGLGHFTTRYITERNYPSRQGPSYQNDRDLVELVDPNWPDLGSTRLRSVPWGFRRLLHFAQTQYGNPPIYVTENGASQKLHCTQLCDEWRIQYLKGYINEMLKAIKDGANIKGYTSWSLLDKFEWEKGYSDRYGFYYVEFTNRNKPRYQKASVQYYKKIITANGFPNQREVESWYAKALETCTINNQMLAAEPLLSHMQMVTEIVVPTVCTLCILISAVLLMLLLQNQS; encoded by the exons ATGAAGCCAGTGCAGGCTGTCACACTTTGGTGGGTGCTACTGCTGGTGTCCAGGCTGGGGGCTACCAGGAAGGGATCACCAGAAGAGGCCTCCTTCTACTATGGAACCTTCCCACTTG GCTTCTCGTGGGGCACGGGCAGTTCTGCCTTCCAGACAGAGGGAGCCTGGGACCAGGATGGGAAAGGGCCCAGCATTTGGGATGCCTTCACTCACAGTGGGAAGGGAAAGGTGCTGGGGGATGAGACAGCAGATGTGGCTTGTGATGGTTACTACAAAGTGCAG GAGGACATCGTTCTGCTGAAGGAGCTGCATGTGAACCACTACCGATTCTCCCTGTCTTGGCCTCGGCTCCTACCCACAGGCATCCGAG CTGACAAGGTGAACAAGAGGGGAATCAAGTTCTACAGCGACTTCATCGATGCCCTCCTGAAGAGCAACATCACCCCCATCGTGACCTTGCACCACTGGGACCTCCCGCAG CTGCTCCAGGTCAAGTATGGCGGATGGCAGAACGTGAGCATGGCCAGCTACTTCAGTGATTATGCTGATCTGTGCTTCGAGGCCTTTGGGGATCGGGTGAAGCACTGGATCACTTTCAGTGACCCTCGG ACAATGGCAGAAAAAGGCTATGAGACGGGCCACCACGCTCCCGGCTTGCAACTCCACGGCACGGGCCTGTACAGGGCGGCACACCACATCATTAAG GCCCACGCCCGAGCCTGGCACTCCTACAACAGCACGTGGCGCAGTGAGCAGCGAG gtCTGGTGGGGATCTCATTAAACTGTGACTGGGGGGAGCCCATGGACATCAGTAGCCCCAAGGATGTGGAAGCAGCAGAGAGATACCTACAGTTCTGCCTGGGCTGGTTTGCCAACCCCATCTATGCCGGTGACTACCCCCAAGTCATGAAGGACCGTATCG gGAAAAAGAGTGCAGAGCAAGGCCTGGAGATGTCAAGGTTACCGATGTTCTCACTCCAAGAGAAGAGCTACATCAAAGGCACCTCTGATTTCTTGGGATTAGGTCACTTTACCACTCGGTACATCACAGAAAGGAACTACCCCTCCCGCCAGGGGCCCAGCTACCAGAATGACCGTGACTTGGTAGAACTGGTTGACCCGAACTGGCCTGACCTGGGGTCTACACGGCTACGCTCAGTGCCCTGGGGGTTTAGGAGGCTCCTCCACTTCGCTCAG ACTCAATACGGCAATCCTCCCATCTATGTGACAGAAAATGGAGCATCTCAAAAGTTACACTGTACTCAATTATGTGATGAGTGGAGAATTCAGTACCTTAAAGGCTACATAAACGAAATGCTAAAAG CTATCAAAGATGGTGCTAATATAAAAGGGTATACCTCCTGGTCTTTATTGGACAAGTTTGAATGGGAGAAAGGATACTCAGACAGATACGGATTCTACTATGTCGAATTTACCAACAGAAATAAGCCACGCTATCAAAAGGCATCAGTTCAATATTACAAGAAGATTATCACTGCCAATGGGTTTCCCAATCAAAGAGAG GTGGAAAGTTGGTATGCCAAAGCCTTAGAAACTTGCACAATCAACAACCAGATGCTGGCTGCAG AGCCTCTGCTCAGTCACATGCAGATGGTGACGGAGATCGTGGTGCCGACAGTCTGCACACTTTGCATACTCATCTCAGCAGTTCTTCTGATGCTGCTCCTGCAGAACCAGAGCTGA